One stretch of Enoplosus armatus isolate fEnoArm2 chromosome 1, fEnoArm2.hap1, whole genome shotgun sequence DNA includes these proteins:
- the LOC139289019 gene encoding interleukin-17C-like has translation MPWLCLKMISIGSLLIFNDRTSSSSSSSSSSSAGSSRCISEDELNNRTDKFQRSYWDKLSVSKNLVPVRGPRTCAQTAKEIHGDLNNRSLSPWTYSLNRDVDRFPHEIAFAECLCQGCIINQHEELSFNSVPLFAPLMVLRKTRCPRDPNKYVVKKDFIKVPVACTCAVPKYAK, from the exons ATGCCATGGCTCTGTCTGAAAATG aTCTCCATCGGCTCGCTGCTGATTTTCAACGACCgcacctcttcttcttcttcttcttcttcttcttcttctgcgggGAGCTCCAGATGCATCAGCGAGGACGAGCTGAATAACCGCACTGACAAGTTTCAGAGGAGCTACTGGGACAAGCTGAGCGTTTCTAAAAACCTGGTGCCGGTGCGGGGACCGCGGACGTGCGCGCAGACGGCCAAAGAAATTCACGGAGACCTGAACAACCGCTCCCTGTCCCCGTGGACGTACAG CCTAAACCGGGACGTGGACAGGTTCCCACACGAGATCGCCTTTGCAGAGTGCCTTTGTCAGGGCTGCATCATCAACCAGCATGAAGAGCTGAGCTTCAACTCTGTGCCTTTGTTTGCTCCGCTGATGGTCCTGAGGAAGACTCGGTGCCCACGAGACCCCAACAAATATGTGGTGAAAAAGGATTTTATTAAAGTCCCTGTGGCCTGCACCTGTGCTGTGCCCAAGTACGCTAAATGA
- the nqo1 gene encoding NAD(P)H dehydrogenase [quinone] 1 isoform X2: MAQKTALIVYAHQSPGSFNAAVRDVAMQELAEQGYRVIVSDLYAMNFRAGTTQDDVTGDLKNPEFFQYGEETMHAWMEGRLSDDIVAEQHKVEEAELVIFQFPLYWFSVPAIMKGWMDRVLSQGFAFSLEKMYNNGVFKDKKAMLSFTTGATQSMFRPDGINGDINVTLWPLQNGTLHFCGFQVLAPQIFWSPAHCPPTVRTAMLDGWRARLKGLLVEKPLTFAPCELFDLSFQGGFLLWPKARQEQELQPYGITTGHHLGKPLPPDNQITAQPADDRSARPDCRN; the protein is encoded by the exons atgG cTCAGAAGACGGCCCTCATCGTGTACGCCCACCAGAGTCCCGGCTCGTTCAACGCGGCGGTGCGTGACGTGGCGATGCAGGAGCTGGCGGAGCAGGGCTACAGGGTCATCGTGTCCGACCTGTACGCCATGAACTTCAGAGCCGGCACCACGCAGGACGACGTCACCG gtgacCTGAAGAATCCAGAGTTTTTCCAGTATGGAGAGGAGACGATGCACGCCTGGATGGAGGGCCGCCTCAGTGACGACATCGTAGCCGAGCAGCACAAAGTAGAGGAGGCCGAGCTCGTCATCTTCCAG tTTCCTTTGTACTGGTTCAGTGTTCCTGCCATCATGAAGGGCTGGATGGACAGAGTGCTGTCTCAAGGCTTCGCTTTCTCCCTGGAAAAGATGTACAATAACGGTGTATTCAAG GACAAGAAAGCAATGCTGTCCTTCACTACGGGAGCAACACAGTCGATGTTCAGGCCCGATGGGATCAATGGAGACATCAACGTCACACTGTGGCCTCTGCAG AACGGCACTTTGCACTTCTGTGGATTTCAGGTTCTTGCTCCTCAGATCTTCTGGAGTCCGGCTCACTGTCCTCCCACGGTGAGAACCGCAATGCTGGACGGGTGGCGGGCCCGACTGAAAGGACTGCTGGTAGAAAAGCCTTTGACCTTTGCACCCTGTGAGCTGTTTGACCTCAGCTTTCAGGGGGGGTTCTTGCTGTGGCCCAAAGCGAGGCAGGAGCAAGAGCTGCAGCCCTACGGCATCACCACGGGACACCATCTGGGGAAACCGCTGCCGCCCGACAACCAGATCACAGCTCAGCCCGCTGATGACAGAAGTGCCAGACCAGACTGCAGGAACTAG
- the LOC139295961 gene encoding gamma-aminobutyric acid receptor-associated protein-like 2, with protein sequence MKWMFKEDHSLEHRCIESAKIRNKYPDRVPVIVEKVSGSQIVDIDKRKYLVPSDITVAQFMWIIRKRIQLPSEKAIFLFVDKTVPQSSITMGQLYEKEKDEDGFLYVAYSGENTFGF encoded by the exons ATGAAATGGATGTTCAAAGAGGATCACTCCTTGG AACATCGATGCATAGAATCAGCCAAAATCCGCAACAAGTACCCTGACAGGGTCCCG GTGATTGTGGAGAAAGTGTCCGGATCGCAGATCGTGGACATCGACAAGAGGAAGTACCTGGTCCCCTCCGACATCACAGTGGCTCAGTTCATGTGGATCATCAGGAAACGCATCCAGCTGCCGTCAGAGAAGGCCatcttcctgtttgtggacAAGACGGTGCCTCAGTCCAG CATCACGATGGGGCAGCTGTACGAGAAGGAGAAGGACGAGGACGGCTTTTTATACGTGGCGTACAGCGGGGAGAACACCTTTGGTTTTTAA
- the nqo1 gene encoding NAD(P)H dehydrogenase [quinone] 1 isoform X1, with protein sequence MAQKTALIVYAHQSPGSFNAAVRDVAMQELAEQGYRVIVSDLYAMNFRAGTTQDDVTGDLKNPEFFQYGEETMHAWMEGRLSDDIVAEQHKVEEAELVIFQFPLYWFSVPAIMKGWMDRVLSQGFAFSLEKMYNNGVFKDKKAMLSFTTGATQSMFRPDGINGDINVTLWPLQNGTLHFCGFQVLAPQIFWSPAHCPPTVRTAMLDGWRARLKGLLVEKPLTFAPCELFDLSFQGGFLLWPKARQEQELQPYGITTGHHLGKPLPPDNQITAQPADDRSARPDCRN encoded by the exons atgG cTCAGAAGACGGCCCTCATCGTGTACGCCCACCAGAGTCCCGGCTCGTTCAACGCGGCGGTGCGTGACGTGGCGATGCAGGAGCTGGCGGAGCAGGGCTACAGGGTCATCGTGTCCGACCTGTACGCCATGAACTTCAGAGCCGGCACCACGCAGGACGACGTCACCGGTGAC CTGAAGAATCCAGAGTTTTTCCAGTATGGAGAGGAGACGATGCACGCCTGGATGGAGGGCCGCCTCAGTGACGACATCGTAGCCGAGCAGCACAAAGTAGAGGAGGCCGAGCTCGTCATCTTCCAG tTTCCTTTGTACTGGTTCAGTGTTCCTGCCATCATGAAGGGCTGGATGGACAGAGTGCTGTCTCAAGGCTTCGCTTTCTCCCTGGAAAAGATGTACAATAACGGTGTATTCAAG GACAAGAAAGCAATGCTGTCCTTCACTACGGGAGCAACACAGTCGATGTTCAGGCCCGATGGGATCAATGGAGACATCAACGTCACACTGTGGCCTCTGCAG AACGGCACTTTGCACTTCTGTGGATTTCAGGTTCTTGCTCCTCAGATCTTCTGGAGTCCGGCTCACTGTCCTCCCACGGTGAGAACCGCAATGCTGGACGGGTGGCGGGCCCGACTGAAAGGACTGCTGGTAGAAAAGCCTTTGACCTTTGCACCCTGTGAGCTGTTTGACCTCAGCTTTCAGGGGGGGTTCTTGCTGTGGCCCAAAGCGAGGCAGGAGCAAGAGCTGCAGCCCTACGGCATCACCACGGGACACCATCTGGGGAAACCGCTGCCGCCCGACAACCAGATCACAGCTCAGCCCGCTGATGACAGAAGTGCCAGACCAGACTGCAGGAACTAG
- the LOC139286316 gene encoding beta-1,3-galactosyltransferase 1-like, with translation MFQWSNILELFLKISKRTRTHIYRYGSVNMLESGFATGRQSQGMVDGGRLAESRRWFTWSRCRWLFFILVLGAVLFFYNTNIKDMATDWSPKWFKHYNLNKWRIPFKSQRQNVVSHNASEPTAAAGFTTQTPSSTATTPRQTASASVEPQQRTQNKPAPPAPAPRVSPYIVAYPHEYHFIINEPNKCEQQKPFVVLMVPVAPHNRAHRDIIRSTWGGEGLVQDRVVGLFFLLGLKAGEGAEQLQQQLLQESKEHQDLIQSDFMDSYNNLTIKTMVMLEWLDAYCSSASYAMKIDSDMFLNVQNLIKMLSNAPKTNYMSGLVVGTAAVLRDPKSKWYVPVDIYPNPMYPHYALGLGYVLSLDLPKKLVEASRHVKALYIEDVYLGLCMHYLNIPLTSPSNWNYFHVFPVYYSRCAYSGLIATTIHAHTDRLWAWKDFKKPGPRC, from the exons ATGTTTCAGTGGAGCAACATCCTGGAACTTTTTCTCAAAATATCTAAAAGGACAAGAACCCACATCTATAGATACGGGAGTGTCAACATGCTGGAGAGTGGGTTTGCTACGGGAAGACAAAG CCAGGGAATGGTGGATGGTGGGAGGCTGGCAGAAAGCCGGAGATGGTTCACTTGGTCGCGGTGCCGCTGGCTCTTCTTCATTCTGGTGTTGGGAGcagttttgttcttttacaacacaaacataaaggaCATGGCAACTGACTGGAGCCCAAAATGGTTCAAGCACtacaatttaaataaatggcGGATTCCATTTAAAAGTCAGAGACAAAATGTAGTCTCTCACAACGCGTCTGAACCGACCGCTGCTGCTGGGTTCACCACACAGACCCCCTCGTCGACGGCCACGACTCCACGTCAGACTGCGAGCGCTTCAGTGGAGCCTCAGCAGAGGACACAAAACAAACCTGCGCCGCCGGCACCGGCTCCTCGCGTGTCTCCGTACATAGTGGCATACCCCCATGAGTACCACTTCATTATAAATGAGCCAAATAAATGTGAGCAGCAGAAGCCTTTCGTGGTTCTGATGGTCCCTGTGGCGCCCCACAACAGGGCCCATCGTGACATCATCCGCAGCACGTGGGGAGGTGAAGGCCTGGTTCAGGACAGAGTGGTGGGGCTGTTCTTCCTGCTGGGACTGAAAGCCggagagggagcagagcagctccaacagcagctgctgcaggagagcaAAGAGCATCAAGACCTGATCCAGAGCGACTTCATGGACTCCTACAACAACCTGACCATCAAGACCATGGTGATGCTGGAGTGGCTGGACGCCTACTGCTCCAGCGCCTCTTATGCCATGAAGATTGATTCAGACATGTTTCTAAATGTGCAAAACCTCATCAAAATGTTGTCAAACGCACCAAAGACAAACTACATGAGCGGACTGGTGGTGGGTACAGCTGCAGTCCTGAGAGATCCCAAATCTAAGTGGTACGTACCCGTGGATATTTACCCCAACCCAATGTACCCACATTATGCTTTGGGTCTGGGCTACGTTTTGTCTCTGGACCTCCCTAAAAAGCTTGTAGAGGCATCCAGACATGTTAAAGCTCTTTACATTGAAGATGTGTATTTGGGGTTGTGTATGCACTACTTGAACATCCCTCTCACCAGCCCCTCAAACTGGaattatttccatgtctttccCGTGTACTACAGTCGCTGTGCTTACTCCGGGCTGATAGCCACCaccatacatgcacacactgatcGTTTGTGGGCCTGGAAGGACTTTAAAAAACCGGGTCCACGCTGCTGA